The Frondihabitans australicus genome includes a region encoding these proteins:
- a CDS encoding acyltransferase family protein, with translation MSALDRHGERLAWIDVTRGFAVFLVVFYHVVIALAVTPTAAPLWASTLNDAASPFRIPTLMFCSGMLLPRSLGKPTREYIGGKLRNIGWPYVVWTAVIVALLVGGSQVAGHGHYGVSRIWSIVTDDGTYTWYLAYLLLYYLISLVVPARIRTFSIPFLLAASAVIHDGDGWTRLTFLLAFFFLGDAVTRHYPDWLRLVRHRWVEALAAAAALVLAVYSTQVFVRYTLITALGVVGVAILAEPVGSLVARSRVGGWLSAIGRDSIVYYTTHWIVVTAAVHVLDRLHVRNGSVLVVALMVLGVAVPGVMVLLRRRSRIVAALYAWPKRAPSAVRAPRPTVPPAPAVSD, from the coding sequence GTGAGCGCCCTCGACCGCCACGGCGAGCGTCTCGCGTGGATCGACGTCACCCGCGGCTTCGCGGTCTTCCTCGTCGTCTTCTATCACGTCGTCATCGCGCTCGCCGTCACGCCCACCGCCGCGCCGCTCTGGGCGTCGACGCTCAACGACGCCGCGTCGCCGTTCCGGATCCCCACGCTCATGTTCTGCTCGGGCATGCTGCTGCCGCGCTCGCTCGGCAAGCCCACCCGCGAGTACATCGGCGGCAAGCTCCGCAACATCGGCTGGCCCTACGTGGTCTGGACGGCGGTCATCGTCGCCCTCCTCGTCGGCGGCAGCCAGGTCGCCGGCCACGGTCATTACGGCGTCTCGCGCATCTGGTCGATCGTCACCGACGACGGCACGTACACCTGGTACCTCGCCTACCTGCTGCTGTACTACCTGATCTCTCTGGTCGTGCCCGCGCGCATCCGCACGTTCAGCATCCCGTTCCTCCTGGCCGCCAGCGCGGTCATCCACGACGGCGACGGCTGGACCCGGCTGACCTTCCTCCTCGCCTTCTTCTTCCTCGGCGACGCCGTCACCCGCCACTACCCGGACTGGCTCCGGCTGGTCCGTCACCGCTGGGTCGAGGCGCTCGCGGCCGCCGCAGCGCTGGTGCTGGCCGTCTACAGCACGCAGGTCTTCGTGCGGTACACGCTGATCACGGCCCTCGGCGTCGTCGGCGTGGCGATCCTCGCCGAGCCCGTCGGATCCCTGGTGGCTCGTTCGCGCGTCGGCGGATGGCTCTCGGCCATCGGCCGCGACTCGATCGTCTACTACACGACCCACTGGATCGTCGTCACGGCCGCCGTCCACGTGCTCGACCGACTGCACGTCCGCAACGGCAGCGTCCTCGTCGTCGCCCTCATGGTGCTGGGCGTCGCCGTCCCGGGCGTCATGGTGCTGCTGCGTCGCCGCTCCCGCATCGTCGCGGCCCTCTACGCGTGGCCGAAGCGCGCGCCGTCGGCCGTGCGGGCGCCTCGGCCGACCGTGCCGCCTGCTCCTGCCGTGAGCGACTAG